GTAAGGTAGAAAAGTTTTGCTTCGCTACTTCCAAAAAAACTACCAAATAGCAAGCTTGCAATAAAGCCAAGTCCGCCAAAGAAAATCGTGTGTCCAAACACCATTAAAAGCATATTATTATTTTTACTTACCTGAATGCTAGTTTTTAAATAACTTATCCAAATTCCAATAAATGCGAGAAGCCCAAATATGCCAAGCGAAAAAAACATCCCTAAAAATTCATTATGAACTTGTGAATAATCAGAAAAAGGCACATCTTGCTCGCTATTTAATTTTCTAATAGTTTTTCCATATAAAAATCTACCATATCCAGTCGGCACAAATGGCTCATGCAGTCTATAAATAAGGACTGACTTCCACGAAGCTATTCTAGAAGGAACTGACTCAGTTAGCCCCATTTCAGAGTATGTCCCCATCTCTTTTGGAGATTTTTTCATAAGCTCAATATATTTTGGTATTAGTGTCAAATTATATCTATCTGGAGATATGTGATGAGAAATCTCATAAAAACCAAAGATAAATATAGTAACTAACGCGCAAGATAATATTCTAATTTTATTTGATCGTATAAAAATAAAAAAAACAGCTGCTAGCACAAATATAACACCTATATAAGTAGCTCTTGTATTGTTTGAAATGATGCTAACTAGTGAGATTACTAAAAAAAGAACCGCGAATGCTTTATTTTTTTGAAATGTTAAAAGAGAAATGGCACATCCAAAAGCATACACTGCCCAAATTCCAAACCTCTCGCCACCACCATCGTAAATATATCCATCTAACAACCCACCAGTTCTATAACGAAAATCAAAGCCAACATTAGCCCACGTTATTATATTTATGACAGAATGCAGTAAAAGTGAAGAGAAAAATATATAAATATAAATTTTAATTTTCTCATATCCTAAATTCATAAAATAATAGAACAAAACGATCATAAATGCGACATTTTTTATAACACCCTTATTAACCTCTTTTAGTGTTTCATTTATATCTATGGTAAAAAAAAGTGATATATACGCTAATAAAGCTATGATAAAAAGTAGAGCTAGTGGAGCTTTTATTTTTAGTAAATCTTTCAAGCTCCATTTTTTATACTCTGTTGCAACGACTAAGAGAGTAAATAATGACATAGATATAGACTGTATAGAAGCTACTTTTGCCACTGGCAAAGAAAAGAGATAAATGGTAAAAAATATATATTTTAAATTTTCAAGCAAACTGTAATATTTTGTTAAAAATTTCATCATTTTTGATTTCCTCTGCTATTTTGTTTGGGCTTTGCAAGACTATGCACTTACCGCTGCCGTAGATTGGTGCCCATCTTAAAGGATTTGTTTTTCCAAATAAAACGATCGTCTTTACACCAAGCGCTGGAGCTAAATGTGCTACACCTCCGTCAAGAGTAAGAACAAATTTGGCTGCCCAGATATAACTTGCTAGCTCATCTAAACTTTTTGTTCTAGCAAAAACAACATCTGCCTTATGTGATATGTCATTACCAAAGTTGGCCTCTTCTGCACTAATGGCAATATTTTTAAATCGTTGCTTTAGAAATTCTAAAATTTCTAAGATTTTACCTTCACTTAAGCGATTTTGTTCTACTCGTGATGAGATATGAAAAAATACAAAGTCTTTAAATTTTTCATTTTTTTCACTTGGCACGTAAAGTGTTTTTTCATCTTTAAAATTTACCCCAAGTGGCGCCAAGCATTGACAACACAGCATGGCTTCATGTAAGGACTGATCAAAATTTAACCTATCTGTTATGAGATGTCTATCTTCGTTTTGTTTGACTGCTCCTATTATCTTTTTAGCACGAGCCACTCTTGCAAAGATAGCGGCAGATGGCGAATAGGAGCTTCTAAAAATAACAACTACATCATAATTCTCACGCCAAATTTGAAATAAAATTTTACACTTTCCAAAAAAAGCTTTAACCTTCGCGGCAATGGATCTCACATGCTTTGGCTTTGTATATGTGTATATTTTGTTTAAAAAAGGGTTGTTTTTAACAACACAAGCATTTAAGCTATTTACTACGATATCTATCTGAGCCTGAGCGTAGGCTTTGCGCAACGCTTCAATGGCTGGCGTAGTGCAAATTAAATCACCTATGTTGTCATTTCTTATAAGTAAAATTTTCAAAATGTTCCTTCATTAAAATGGCAAATTATATCTAAGATTATTTTAAAACAAGCCAATTTTTAGGTTAAGGCATTTTTTTGTATTATTAAATAATTTAATATTATTTAAAAATGTTTTTGGCGGAGTTATAGATGAAAAAAATAGTATTTTTAAGAACTAATCCAAACGCAGTTGGAGGTGCTGAAAGATACTTAAGAAGGCTTGTTAAGGCCATAAATGAGCT
Above is a window of Campylobacter concisus DNA encoding:
- a CDS encoding O-antigen ligase family protein, producing MMKFLTKYYSLLENLKYIFFTIYLFSLPVAKVASIQSISMSLFTLLVVATEYKKWSLKDLLKIKAPLALLFIIALLAYISLFFTIDINETLKEVNKGVIKNVAFMIVLFYYFMNLGYEKIKIYIYIFFSSLLLHSVINIITWANVGFDFRYRTGGLLDGYIYDGGGERFGIWAVYAFGCAISLLTFQKNKAFAVLFLVISLVSIISNNTRATYIGVIFVLAAVFFIFIRSNKIRILSCALVTIFIFGFYEISHHISPDRYNLTLIPKYIELMKKSPKEMGTYSEMGLTESVPSRIASWKSVLIYRLHEPFVPTGYGRFLYGKTIRKLNSEQDVPFSDYSQVHNEFLGMFFSLGIFGLLAFIGIWISYLKTSIQVSKNNNMLLMVFGHTIFFGGLGFIASLLFGSFFGSSEAKLFYLTLGMALGIYYKKGPNNDDKYTRA
- a CDS encoding glycosyltransferase family 9 protein, which gives rise to MKILLIRNDNIGDLICTTPAIEALRKAYAQAQIDIVVNSLNACVVKNNPFLNKIYTYTKPKHVRSIAAKVKAFFGKCKILFQIWRENYDVVVIFRSSYSPSAAIFARVARAKKIIGAVKQNEDRHLITDRLNFDQSLHEAMLCCQCLAPLGVNFKDEKTLYVPSEKNEKFKDFVFFHISSRVEQNRLSEGKILEILEFLKQRFKNIAISAEEANFGNDISHKADVVFARTKSLDELASYIWAAKFVLTLDGGVAHLAPALGVKTIVLFGKTNPLRWAPIYGSGKCIVLQSPNKIAEEIKNDEIFNKILQFA